CCTGCACAAGGGCGACGTATGGAAGAACGAGGAGAGCCTTCGTGCCAGGTTCGCCGATTATTCGCTTTAACATAAGCACTGAGTCACTATCAGCTACGTGGAACATTCAGCGTAGTGTAAACAAGCCTTCTTACAATCGGCCACCAGGGATTTACCACCACCTGTAGGAGCACAATATACAAGGTTTCTCTCGCCATTGAGGAGGCCAGGGCCTTTTAGGCAGTTTTTTTGCCAGGGATAGATGTGATTTATgccaagcaaagcaaaattGGAAACAATTTGGCCAGAGAGACCATAGGTCGGATGGGAAAGGTCTAACTCGGGATCCCGAGATGACAAGGGTGTTGCGGAAATCAACCGTCTTTGTGAATACTCCGTCGTCGTTGCATGATTGCCCCTAAGATGTATTATTTTACTTGCCGAGAGTCGGCTTGGAGCCAAGGGAAGGTCGATGGCTTTTTGGAAATAGACTGTGGAATGCGAAGTGGAATTAGCAGCCGAAGTGGTCGCGAGTGGTTGCGGCTTGACAAGGCCACCATTGCTGGACCACGCCCTCTTTTGGCCAGCAACAGATTGTGGAGCAACGGgcttttgttgttgttcttgagCAGTTTGCAGGCTGGTCTTATGCAACAAGCCCTGCATGCTCTTCATGGTGAGTGCAAAATATTTGACAGGGGAGAGACTGGCGGTGCATGGTTAGCCGCAACATGAGTGACAGTGAGAACGCGAGAATTTTTGGTGCACGAATGGAAACATTTAGCAAAGAGGCTTCATCGCATTTATGCCAAGCGAAAAGAAAAAATGGTCAAAAGTGAAAACGCAAAAGAAGTTTGAAAGCACGCAAGTGAAATGAAACAGGAGTAATTCGTCGGCGTTGCTTCATAAATAGAACCACCTTGGCTTTTGCACCGATATTTATCACGTCTGGTCCGTCGTTGCACCATCAAGCGTGTCGGATGGCAAGCACCCACATACGCGCCGTCACGTGGAAATTGACAGAGCAAGCATGAGGATGGGCATGCAGTCCAAACAAGGAAACAGCAAAACGGATTAACGGAAAGACGCAGACGCAGGCAGACAGACGCAGACAGCTGCAGAGCCACTTAAACGCGGGGCGTTCCTGAGTCCTGACACCTGCTGACACCTTGGGCCTGGGTTTTGCCTAGACCAGACGCGGACGCCAATGGTGCACCACACCGGACACCAACCAGAttgccagacttgatgttgccagaccagacatggaccagacatggaccagacccATTGAACCGACACCCAGCAGCAGACGCCAGATTACTCTTGCACACGCCCCTGGCTCTCTGGCCCCTCCTCCGAGTCCTCCCTCCAGTCAACACCTGGTACGGCCCAAATGTCCattcccttcccttcccttcccttcccaGCCCGCGGCGTCTGGCGCACGCTGCCATCAGTGATCCCGATTCACAGGGCTTGTCATTGGGACTGCCCCGCGATCCGTCATTGGCCAGCTTGCACAAACCCTGCGCCATTCCCTTTTGACAACAAGGCCACCAGTGATTGGCGAAACTACATGTAAAGATACTCTGCATTATCCGATGCCCACCCGCTCTGCCTaccctccatgtcttgcaaaaaaaaaaagttggctgcgcgtccatgtccgtcatgTCTCGttccttgacttgacctcGATCTGTGCCTTATGACCGAATAATACGGTGTAGCGATCCATCGGCTTCCATGTCTGGATAACTGTCATGTTACACTTCAGGTTGCAGCTCCGTTTCTGCAATTCTGGCCACAAGTCAATTTTCTGCCTGATTTTCCACTTCATGTGTCTGTCTGCGTGAACAACTGTGCGGCACACAACCCCCCAGTGCCTTCCTCTGATCGCGACCGTCCACCATTTACATACCAATCTCtttgtggttggtgttgggctgCACGCTGTCCCGCCTTCACCATGTAGGACGATTTATCGTTCATCCTGGCATTACACGAATGCGTTTTTGTGATCTGGGGCTGAATCACTCACATGCAGTCTTCGACCAGGGGCCCTCCACTCGCTCAATGAGAGAAGGTTGGCAGGCAATCAACTGGACTGGAGTCATTAGACTGCCCCTACCACCCACGTCTGGCCCCTACGTGACCGTCTTTGATTGAATTCAAAGTCCCTGGGACGTAGAGGCTACGGCTTGGCATCTAGGATCTCGTAGGGACCCGGTCGTCTGTTGGCCCCTTAATTATGGACTGTTGGCTGCGACACTGGAAGATGGTGTCGCAACTCGTCGGGCGCAACTACTCTCCGCATGCCTTGACGAATTTGGCCAAGGTTGCAATTAGAAGGTATTTCTTTGCAGTTGCGCTATGTCAAAATTTTGCCCCTGATGCGTTCTGCCAAACAAAGGCTCGAAATACGCTAGTGTTGCGGCGGCTAATCGGGAATATCGCCAGTTGTTGGTAATAAAGCCATTTGACCCAGTTCGGCCTGCGCTATGCAACTCTCGCCCTACAGATCCCGCCAGTCATTTTTGCTGACGCGCTTCCTTCGAACCGCCGTCTCCCAGAAACTTTGTTCGCTCGCAGCCTCGGGACTATTTCAGGATATGCTCCTGGGGAGGGACGACTTTAGTCACGAGCCGTCCGGAGATTCGATCCAACTGACGTTGTTTTCCATGTCGTGGTCATTAGTTTGGGTGGCGCCTTGCCTCGCGCCATGCCCCACGACCCCCGGCAGTACCGCCCGGTTGGACTCGGGTGGCCATATTAATCTGTCAAGTGCTTGGTTGGGGTTatgtgttgttggtctggtagtACTGTATGGCCAACTGGTGTCGTCCTGCACACTGAAGCGGGCGGGTTGCTCTTTCCATGTCCTGGTCCTGTCAGGACGACCGCATCTGTTGCCCTGCATTCGCATTCGAGCAGCAATAAAACTTTCAAATGTTGGAATTCATCTCCCGTCACAGACATGTTTCCACCCACTTGAGCATCCGTCTACTTAAGTACTTTATCTGTGTGCGCTATTCAGTGCCCAGTCAGGCCAGTTGAATCCCTTATCCGTCTTCTCTCGGCCACGTCCCGTCGCTTCCGTTTCTTCACACATGGTGACATGGGCCAGAAATACCATGCCCTTCGTCATTGCCCCCCTCAGCCTACGAAGTCCAGCATGCCGACAATGCTATGCCCTCCCTCGCCGTCCGAACCTGGGTGACCCATTCATTCTTATTATTAGTTCTGCCCCGTAGCATTTATCAATTTTGCAGTGTCTGACCTACTCGCCCGGGATTCTGCGACGACACCCAGCGGCCAACGATTGTTCCACAGACAAACAGCCCCATGAAAACATTGCCGTGAAACGGTGTGCTTGTGCTATCCATGCCGTCGTCAGCAAACTAGTGAACATCTATCACCATCACATTGTGGAAAGTTTCGTGCGAGGACTTTAGACATTTTGCTACTGGGCGACTGGGTACTGTACCTGGCCACACTTGTTCAAGATGCATAAGCTTGAGAGCTTAGATGGGTGGATGTGAATCTTGACCTTTCTCTCTTGTCACTTCATTCTCTCCCCCAGAGCGGAACGGGAGGCGAGTGTCAACTGTGTCCATCATTTTGATTCAGCGACGAGACGGGACTGCGCCTTTCTGGGTCGACTTTGTCACCCAAGACACGGGCAAGTGTTCACCCTCTGCCCAGTTGACGTGTGTGGACTCCTTGGCGCTTGGCATGCCTGTGCTGTCTTCGACCCCAAATCTGTTGTCGCAGCATATGAACCAGATCGCCAGGTATTGTATCATATTGAGAGCTGTTTGGGCACGGTGGCAACTCCCGAATAGCGACGCCATTGATGGCTCTGTGACCCTAAATCAACAGATCATTTTTGACCTGACTTGCAGGCACTACAGGGCAGCCCATCTCCCTTACCAAATTGTGCATTTCGTGCATAGCCATGTGGCGGAAGAGACAATGAGGGCCATCGGGCTAACTGCCAAGGGCAATCGTGGCTGAATAGAGTTGGCGTAGAACGCactcgtctcgtctcgtcttgtctgctTGACAACCCGCTTGGTTGCTGCCCGCAGATCTGCTGAGTCTGGATTCTGGCTGGAATTGCCCCTTTCGCTTTCTTGTCGAAGCCATCCATACCATACTCTATTGCGAGCGTATGGGAAACAGATGGCTAGGCACCTCAACCTGCCATGCgccgtactccgtaccttgTCCACAGTGACGGGGGTGTCGAAATGGAATTTGCTCATCTCATAAGGTAAGAGAGGCACGGACAAATGAGGCCcgaaacaccaacacagaaTCACCTTGTGTGGCGAGGCCCGACAGCCACGCCAACCCTCCCAACTCTACCTGCTAGGTAGCTAAGTAGTTACTCGGTGCAAATAATGGGTCTACGTTGCTGCCTCCTTCGTGACCATGACTGTTCGGGATGTGACTCGCACATCCgtgttcttgttggcctGTCCCTGAAGCGTTACGTCGCGAATTTGCACAATTGGTCTGCCTATGTCGTTTTTGACCTGAAGGGAGCATCGCGAACCTGGTTGTTTAGAATACCACATCACAATACGGAATACATGCGAGGTCGTAGCGCACACAGCATCGCTATGGTCAAGTACAGTGGTTGCCTGACTGAGTAGCAAGGTCAAGAAGAATTCTACGGTCGACAAAGCCGACCGTAGACCAATAATCAAGGACGTTATTACTACTCCTGTGATAATGTCCAGCCATCAGTTACAGACATCGATGCAAGAGAGCAAGGACCCCGGCTTTTGGCCACAAGGCGACAGCCGGATGGTGAGAAACTGAAGTGCCCAATACTAGGGGAATAGGGAATACCCTCTGCATCGTCGCTCCGAAGACTTCTAGCCTTTCGTATTCTCTCGTGGCAATCCCTCGTGCCCAGAGGCAAAACGAGGTTATTCAGTCGAACACGCCTGCCAAACCGTGGCCGAACAAGGTGGGCGCTGATGAACGCCTCGCAAAACCTGGGTTGAGATCCGTCCATTCATCAATGGTGTGAGACCCGGCGGGCCTGCGTGGAGACTAAGGTAACACTTGATGGCCGGGGGGGTGTAATGTATATATAAAGTATAGAATATCAGTGTCGAGCATGGTGCCCACCGACCATTGCTGGCTGCGCCTTCGCCCTGCGCTAGCAATTACCTCATGGCTACCCATGCCGCTAGTGCCGTCCGACCCATGCTCTGGTACCAGAGTGGACGTATCGAAGCCAAACCAGGGCCGCCGCCTCGGGGGTGCCAGGACGTTTCTTTCTTCTCCCGGCGCCTGGGGACCAGacctctcttctctttcaaCCTTGTCTCCCACTCCATTCGCCGTGATTTCGAGGTGATTCTGTCTCGTCAAGGCCATTTTctcttcatcttttgtttctggaAAGGCTGGCGTTGCTCGGGATAAAGTTTCTGACGCCTCGATTTCACCTGCTCTTTGCTCCTTCGCCACGTCTACTTAATCACATACACCACCTCTCATTCTTCACATACATACAACTGGCGAGGGCATGCCTTCACACGAAATTCGCCTCATCTCACTGCCGCGCAAATGATCTGTTGGTGCCATGGCCCAACAAAATGTGAGTTTCTGGCGTCTGCCTGAACACCTCCTGTAATCCCTTCATGATTTATACGTCTCTTGGATTTTGTCGAGTTTGCATTTTTCCCGCGATGCTCTTACATCGCGTGGGTTTCTCATACGTCACCTCACCTCATCTGAGCACCACACTTCTAACCACACAATTTATCTGCGCAGGACTCAAAGGTCACAAATGCGGACGCGCATTCTGCGCCCGATTCTGTGAACGCCCCGTCAAATTCCGATCCTTCATCAAAGGACTCGGGAGCTGATATGGCGGCGGGCTATGGGACGCGCTCTCGCAATAGAGGGGGCAACACCCGCATTAACTATGccgaggacaaggacatCGATATGGATGTCTACGACTACTACGACAGGAAGGATCAAGACGCATCTAAGAAATCGTCGCGAAAATCAGACGTTGCCTCAAATGGCGACGGTGCGACACGGGCACTGGGCTCGCGACGGGCTGCGGTagaagaagccaaagcagtCGGTGCATCAAGTCAAAATGGCTCCAAGAACACAGCATCaagtggtgttggtggtgttggtgctgggGCTGGTGGTGCATCTCAAGGCGCGCTGGCATCTGGCGCGGTGCCGGGCTCACGGAAACGCAAAGCCGCGGCGACGCCTGCAGTCTCAACCAGAAAAGCAGGACAGACTGGTCAACTCGATGGCACGTCTTGGCCAGATACCAACATGCTGACTTTTGAAAACTGCAACCACCGCCCGGACGCAAATGGGCGCATGGTGGCTGACGATGGAACAGTGTTGGAACCAAATGGTGAGTGCTTCACAGACTGACAGACACACATAATATAAGGTGGGAGTGGACAAAAAAAGGCAGCGAGAAGTGACTGAGCGAGTTTGGCTCTCTCACTCATTCTCACACCAGAAACACACAgaaacacacacacacacacacattTCACTTCGAGTTGGGCAGTTGCACCAATTCTGCCAATTGCACCAAGCGGCGCGGCCGGGCTCCACTCATTTCGGGAGGACAAGGCAAAAGACGCAGGCAAGGCAATTTCAGCAGCATGCCGGCTAACCAAGAGTCGCAGATCATGTGTACCTCGTCTGTGAGCCACCAGGGGAACCGTATTACTTGGGACGCATCATGGAATTTCTACATACAAAGAGCGAGACGTCAAAACGGGTCGACTCGGTGCGCATTAATTGGTTCTACCGACCAAAGGACATTGGCCGCAAGAACACGGATACGCGATTGCTCTTTGCGACTATGCATTCCGACGTCAGCCCATTGACTGCCCTGCGTGGAAAGTGCCAGATCCTGCATCGCGTGGAAATCGACAACCTGGAAGCCTATCGCCGGAAACCCGACAACTTTTGGTACGAAAAGCTCTATGACCGATACATCCAGAAGAACTACGACCTCATCCCGACGTCGACTATTGTCAACGTGCCTGAAAGGGTCAAGAAAGTGCTGGATGAGCGCTGGAAGTTTGTGCTGGTGGAGCAAGGGCGTGGCAAGGAGCTCACTAGCGCCGTTAAGCTCTGCAAGAGATGCAGCGGCTATTGTGCAAGGTACGTACCACCACCCAtttgctggtcaaggtaTCTGGCCTGTTGTCAACATCAAttccaaaccaaaccaaacgTCGTTTTATACGCTCTTCTTCATAAGCCCAAAGTTGGGGCGGCACAGAGTCTGGCGTCTGGACACGGCTTGcgttttatttttttttaccCTTCCTTTACCGACAAACTGTGCAAGTATGGGATGGGCCTTTTTTTCTTGCGTGCAGTTTCCCTTCTTGCCTGTTTCTCcctccttctttccttccaCCTTCGTGTCCAGATACGTCTGGGCGGCTGGCTGGCTCACCCCCACCCACACCCACTTTGAGAACCTTGCATCCATGCTTCCTTCCCAAACTTCCTCTCTCTGTGTCTCAACCTCGCACCCATACAGCCACCTCGTCCCCGACGCCACCACTCAACGACATGTGCCGCCATCCATTGCCCGCAAGCTGCCCATTGTCGATTGTCCCCTCCCTAGCCTCCATTACATCTGCGTACCTGCCGGTATTTGTGCAAGCCGCCGAATCCTAAAAGTCACAGATGAATGATGctggacatgatgccattTTCAAAcctaattttttttttttgctttgaTGCATTCATCACTATTCTATTTGTCTCATACTGACGCTTGTCAATTTCTTCAGTAATGACTCGGTTGATTGTGCAGTGTGTCAGAATACGTACCACATGAACTGTGTCAAGCCACCCCTGCTGAAAAAGCCATCCCGAGGCTTCGCATGGTCCTGTGCTGCCTGCAGCCGAGCACAAGAGCGCAAGCTGGAGGCTCGCAATACCCCCAATGGCACTGATGCTAATGgagactttgacgacgatgatgctctggatgacgacgacgacgagatcCCTGGTATCATCACTGACCGCACAACACCAGTGGACAGCGAAGAGCATCACCATGGCACGGCAGAGCAGATTTACCAAGCCAGTCTTTGGCCGTGGCGGTATCTGGGCATGCACTGCAAGCCTGAGGATGCTCTCGATTATGATGACCGAATCCATCCTCGGGCAAGCACACGAATTGGACCCCGGCACCAAGCTAACGTAAGTGCATGGCCTGGCCGCCCAGTCGAGTATGTCAAACCCTTAGAAACAAGAAAGGGTAGAGGAGCCCCGAAATTGTCCAAAGAAGCTCAAGTCGCCCAGGAGGCTGAGAAGGCACTGCGAACCAAACGACCCAAGTGGGTGCAGGATGAACCACCTGGCTACCAAGTTCGtggagaagacttggatGAGAATGATCCAGCCGCTACTTCCACGCGCCTTTGGGTACCTCCACCTCCGGATACTAtcagcgacgacgacattAAGGGGTATATGACCAAGGCGCAAGCAATGACGAAGAAGTTCAATATCCCAGAGAATTCTACGAATCTCCAAGATATCGCACTGGAGACATTATACCGCCATAAGTATGACCCTGTTGATGCTATGAAAGCTCTGCCAGACACGAAGCGGGACTTGTTCAAGGAACCGACTTTGACACCCACCGAGCAACGGAAATTTGAGGAGGGAGTCGCCAAGTACGGCTCCGAGTTACACTCGGTAATGAAACATGTGAAAACAATGACACCTGGTGAAGTAGTACGGTACTACTACACCTGGAAAAAGACCGAGCGAGGCAAACAAATCTGGGGCTCCTACTCTGGTCGTAAGGGCAAGCGactggccaagaaggaagaaacTGCTGCTTCGAAGGCGGCAGACGATGTGGCGGACGCGGACGATGACTCGGCGTTTGACACTGAAAAAGCTGTCGTCCAGAAGAGGGGCTTCATCTGCCTGTTTTgtgagacaccagactcccGACAATGGCGACGAGCACCCGCCAGCCAAGGACCACTTAGCGAAACTggaggcaaggcagccaccaaggacaagatcaATCAGACAGTCGTGGCTTTATGCAGACGGTGTGCTGAGCTGTGGCGCCGGTATGCTGTTCGGTATGAGCCCCCCGAGGAATTGATCAAGAAGGCCGGTCAATCTGGAGCCAAgatttggaagaagaagcaggaaGAGGAGCTTCTCAAAGAGATACAGATTGCAGAAGACATGGGCCTGATGACTCCTTATCGCGGATCTACACCAGCTGCCTCCTCCAACGGACTAGAGCCGCCTAGAAAGAAATTGAAAGGTGCACCAGAGAGAGACACCGATGCGGTGGTCTCGGATGCGGGAAGCAACACCACAGtctcaaagaagaaggacaagacgGCGGACACGACGCCCATTCCCGATATGCCAAAGCCGCGATTACTCCCTTGTGCTATTTGCGACCAGATGGAGCCCCTCGGTGACCAACATGTATCTTGTAAGGAATGCCGCCTGACGGTGCATCGCAACTGCTACGGCATTTTGGACAGCCGAGTCCAAGGAAAATGGATATGTGACATGTGCTCAAATGACAAGAGCCCACAAGTCTCAATTGTAAGTTCCACATCGTCGTGTTCCTCGGCTGTTCGCAACGAACTCGAACTGTAAAGTGACTAACCAGGTATACTTTCAGCAATACAAATGTGTCTTGTGCCCTGTTGAGTACACCGAGCAAGATTTCATCGAGCAGCCCAAGCTCACGCACCACAAGAAAAAGATGTCTGAGAAGGATCGCGAGCGCGAGAGAGTGGAGGTCCAACAGGCCAGGAAAGCTGCTGAATTTTACCGCAAGAGACAAGAAGATCTCAATCGGCCAGTCAACCCTCGAGAGCCACTCAAGCGAACGGCGGATAACAACTGGGTTCATGTCACTTGCGCCGTATGGACACCCGaggtcaagtttggcaaTGCAAAGGCTTTGGAGCCATCGGAAGGCATCCCGTCGATCCCGCGCAGCAGATATGACGAAGTTTGCCAGGCTTGCAATCAACAAGGAGGTGCCTGCGTATCCTGCCACCAATGTCGCATACCTTGTGAGTAGCAAGCGATGGTCTGAATGGGACGAATGGATGATGAAGCTAACTTGGATTACAGATCATGTAGAGTGTGCTCGTCAGCAGGGCCATCTACTTGCATTTGACATTTCGCCTGTGAAAAGTAGTCGTCGCGATCAGTTCAACATTGTAACGGTCAATGGAGAGAGCGGAACCATGTCGGCTGTGCTTTGGTGCAGAGATCACATTCCCACCAAGACCATAGCGCACAAGATGTATGATGTGGTGCCCGAGTCGGGACTGACCACGATGCAGCTTTATGCCCAGAACTATAAGCAGGCAGACCTAGCCCTGACTGGCACTGTCCGAAAGGCGAACCTAATGATGACTGCCGCTAAAATGTCTGGCCTGCCCTTGGTACCAGCTGCTCGGCGGACGTCTACGACTACAGCGCCGACTACGGCTTCGACAACAGCCGTCGCGACTCCGAATGGTGCATCGAATCATAGCCGCAATGGAGGAGAATCAACAGAAGCAGCGACCAATGCCCGACAACCTGGCGAGAAGGTGTGCATTACGTGCGGCATTGATGTCACGCCTAGGTGGTGGCCAATTGACAATACACAGGAGCGTCAGCTCACGAATGGACACCACGGCGCTATTGGATTTGAAGCGCAGAAGTTTGTGGAACAGCGCAAGTTTCAGTGTCACAAGTGCAAAAAGAACCCCAAGACTCCAAAGACGTTTGTACCGCACCCATCGCCACCTCCACCGGTGGCAGAGCCTCCCCGACAGCATTTGTCTGGACCACATGGCCAAACAGCGGCACCGCCATCCATGCGAAGTCCCCCGAGGGCAGCGGCTGCGGATTATCGAGCAGCACCTCTGCGTCCTGAAATCCATTCATTGCTACACCATCCAGCATCACACgctcctccccctcctgGTCCACCAGCATCTCATGGACCTCCTCCCATGGGCGGTCCTCCTCCACACTCACAGGCACACTCTCTCGGTCCGCGACCTGCGCCAGTATCTCATGGCTACCCACAGgtaccaccaccacggccaACGTACAGCGACTGGGGAAGTCAACACGgctctcctcctcgccacATCAATGGAGGGCCTCCTCCACCGCTGCATAGCACTGCACCGCCCCCAGCGCCGGGCCTTACGGCGCTTCGGCCTCCATCTATGTCAGGACCGCCTGCGGTAGCCCCAATCTCGGTTCCGCATCACCATGCTCACGGATCACCGATATATGGAAGCGCGTTGCCCCCCTCACCCCGACGGCTGAACGGAACGGCAGCACCTCTGGCTTATGTGCCTCCATATGGCAGCGCCGCTGCTCCGGCGCACGCATCAGCACCGCGGCATAGTGCCTCTCCAGGCCTGAGTAATGGGGTGTTACCTCCTAGGTCGGAAGCCTTTTCGCATGGGCTACATCCGCAACGGCCCTCGTATGCCAGCGGCTCGCATGGCAGCCCGCCCCTGGCTCGAAGTGGCCTCCCTCCACCTGGGGGACCAGCACCGCCTCCTGCCCATGAGCCAACCCATTCAGCAGGCGGACTGGGACATCGACCTCCGGACAACAGGCCAGCTAGCGGTGCAAGCGCAAGTCCATCGCTACGAAACTTGCTTTCGTAAGCCTTGGTTGGAGTTATACCCATA
The genomic region above belongs to Pochonia chlamydosporia 170 chromosome 2, whole genome shotgun sequence and contains:
- a CDS encoding PHD finger and BAH domain-containing protein (Snt2) (similar to Neosartorya fischeri NRRL 181 XP_001265143.1), with translation MAQQNDSKVTNADAHSAPDSVNAPSNSDPSSKDSGADMAAGYGTRSRNRGGNTRINYAEDKDIDMDVYDYYDRKDQDASKKSSRKSDVASNGDGATRALGSRRAAVEEAKAVGASSQNGSKNTASSGVGGVGAGAGGASQGALASGAVPGSRKRKAAATPAVSTRKAGQTGQLDGTSWPDTNMLTFENCNHRPDANGRMVADDGTVLEPNDHVYLVCEPPGEPYYLGRIMEFLHTKSETSKRVDSVRINWFYRPKDIGRKNTDTRLLFATMHSDVSPLTALRGKCQILHRVEIDNLEAYRRKPDNFWYEKLYDRYIQKNYDLIPTSTIVNVPERVKKVLDERWKFVLVEQGRGKELTSAVKLCKRCSGYCASNDSVDCAVCQNTYHMNCVKPPLLKKPSRGFAWSCAACSRAQERKLEARNTPNGTDANGDFDDDDALDDDDDEIPGIITDRTTPVDSEEHHHGTAEQIYQASLWPWRYLGMHCKPEDALDYDDRIHPRASTRIGPRHQANVSAWPGRPVEYVKPLETRKGRGAPKLSKEAQVAQEAEKALRTKRPKWVQDEPPGYQVRGEDLDENDPAATSTRLWVPPPPDTISDDDIKGYMTKAQAMTKKFNIPENSTNLQDIALETLYRHKYDPVDAMKALPDTKRDLFKEPTLTPTEQRKFEEGVAKYGSELHSVMKHVKTMTPGEVVRYYYTWKKTERGKQIWGSYSGRKGKRLAKKEETAASKAADDVADADDDSAFDTEKAVVQKRGFICLFCETPDSRQWRRAPASQGPLSETGGKAATKDKINQTVVALCRRCAELWRRYAVRYEPPEELIKKAGQSGAKIWKKKQEEELLKEIQIAEDMGLMTPYRGSTPAASSNGLEPPRKKLKGAPERDTDAVVSDAGSNTTVSKKKDKTADTTPIPDMPKPRLLPCAICDQMEPLGDQHVSCKECRLTVHRNCYGILDSRVQGKWICDMCSNDKSPQVSIQYKCVLCPVEYTEQDFIEQPKLTHHKKKMSEKDRERERVEVQQARKAAEFYRKRQEDLNRPVNPREPLKRTADNNWVHVTCAVWTPEVKFGNAKALEPSEGIPSIPRSRYDEVCQACNQQGGACVSCHQCRIPYHVECARQQGHLLAFDISPVKSSRRDQFNIVTVNGESGTMSAVLWCRDHIPTKTIAHKMYDVVPESGLTTMQLYAQNYKQADLALTGTVRKANLMMTAAKMSGLPLVPAARRTSTTTAPTTASTTAVATPNGASNHSRNGGESTEAATNARQPGEKVCITCGIDVTPRWWPIDNTQERQLTNGHHGAIGFEAQKFVEQRKFQCHKCKKNPKTPKTFVPHPSPPPPVAEPPRQHLSGPHGQTAAPPSMRSPPRAAAADYRAAPLRPEIHSLLHHPASHAPPPPGPPASHGPPPMGGPPPHSQAHSLGPRPAPVSHGYPQVPPPRPTYSDWGSQHGSPPRHINGGPPPPLHSTAPPPAPGLTALRPPSMSGPPAVAPISVPHHHAHGSPIYGSALPPSPRRLNGTAAPLAYVPPYGSAAAPAHASAPRHSASPGLSNGVLPPRSEAFSHGLHPQRPSYASGSHGSPPLARSGLPPPGGPAPPPAHEPTHSAGGLGHRPPDNRPASGASASPSLRNLLS